The proteins below are encoded in one region of Aquisphaera giovannonii:
- a CDS encoding DUF1328 domain-containing protein: MLRWALAFFILALVAGLLGFGGFAGDMAYIAKIFVFIFLVLFVISLIFGRGGVPAV; the protein is encoded by the coding sequence ATGCTCAGGTGGGCACTCGCTTTCTTCATCCTGGCCCTGGTCGCAGGCCTCCTCGGCTTCGGCGGCTTCGCCGGCGACATGGCGTACATCGCCAAGATCTTCGTGTTCATCTTCCTGGTGCTCTTCGTGATCTCCCTGATCTTCGGGCGGGGCGGCGTGCCAGCCGTATGA
- a CDS encoding discoidin domain-containing protein encodes MRRRARRRPFLSWDRLEDRAVPSTLIALIDSGVDLTSANDAPYYDFTNAYDAYDKKSAAADHGLVQDTSLQHGHGATVADSIVRGIQDMLAQPGMSGADVKILPIRDTSTDLNIDPNALVRGVYYAADHGAAVINLSLRVYNRDFVLNDPSDPHNGSTLSQAIQYAQAHGAVVVTAAGNEGQSIEVDPFYMMPADADDPAYNGLGVALGNVLVAAAVDSSGNLSSLTNWGAVHVDVGAPTDGSGATSYSAGYASGVAGVVAAMTPSMSPQRRVELIKQTVQPHAQSVGAWSTSGGNISPVNLARQIVQITSTATATSLGQDGQDFVGTGRDAGGPDGRQDIHIALAGLPASKSISWIDVTGYGGGEWRYDGAYGTDLAALVRSPGATTADLYVQPYQDETGREFAATIHYGDGTSVVLYIPRVYASANLPDRAGLVDRTAGAGGIVTARGQNGTAEGMAKAFDGDSGTKWLDFSPTSWLQYQFAGGASYVIDQYTITSANDTATYPGRAPSSWALEGSDDGVNWTTLDVRAGQADTANFDTRTYSFSNATAYRMYRLDDIRSNGDPIIQLAEFRLLGPGAAPVDLALGKAATSSSVEGAGYDPGKAVDGDPATRWSSGQWMQPGQVGWLSIDLGASYHVNEVKLDWETAFAVDYQVQVSRDGTSWTTIRSVAGNDRRGPADLGGLSGSGRYVRIYGTKTNGYDNYSLYGVSVYGTPA; translated from the coding sequence GTGAGACGCCGAGCCCGCCGCCGCCCCTTCCTGAGCTGGGATCGCCTCGAAGACCGAGCCGTCCCCTCCACCCTGATCGCCCTGATCGACTCCGGCGTGGACCTTACATCCGCGAACGACGCCCCCTACTACGACTTCACGAACGCCTACGACGCCTACGACAAGAAGTCCGCGGCCGCGGACCACGGGCTGGTCCAGGACACGAGCCTCCAGCACGGTCACGGCGCGACGGTCGCCGACTCGATCGTCCGCGGCATCCAGGACATGCTGGCCCAGCCCGGCATGTCCGGGGCGGACGTGAAGATCCTGCCCATCCGGGACACATCGACCGACCTGAACATCGACCCCAACGCGTTGGTGCGCGGCGTCTATTACGCCGCGGATCACGGGGCCGCCGTGATCAACCTGAGTCTCCGGGTCTACAACAGGGACTTCGTCCTGAACGACCCGTCGGACCCGCACAACGGCTCGACTCTCTCGCAGGCCATCCAGTATGCCCAGGCGCACGGTGCCGTCGTCGTCACGGCGGCGGGGAATGAGGGGCAGAGCATCGAGGTCGACCCCTTCTACATGATGCCGGCCGACGCCGACGACCCGGCCTACAACGGGCTGGGCGTCGCGCTGGGCAACGTGCTCGTGGCCGCGGCCGTGGACTCGTCCGGGAACCTTTCGTCGCTCACGAACTGGGGGGCGGTGCATGTGGACGTCGGGGCGCCGACGGACGGGAGCGGCGCGACGTCCTATTCGGCCGGCTATGCCTCCGGCGTGGCCGGCGTGGTCGCCGCGATGACCCCGTCGATGAGCCCCCAGCGGCGTGTGGAGCTCATCAAGCAGACCGTGCAGCCGCATGCGCAATCGGTCGGGGCCTGGAGCACCAGCGGCGGCAACATCAGCCCCGTCAACCTGGCGAGGCAGATCGTGCAGATCACCTCCACCGCGACCGCGACGTCGCTGGGCCAGGACGGGCAGGACTTCGTGGGCACGGGGAGGGACGCGGGCGGCCCCGACGGGCGTCAAGACATCCACATCGCCCTGGCCGGGCTGCCCGCCTCGAAGTCGATCTCCTGGATCGACGTGACGGGCTACGGGGGCGGGGAGTGGAGGTACGACGGCGCCTACGGCACGGACCTGGCGGCGCTCGTGCGGTCCCCGGGCGCCACCACGGCCGACCTCTACGTGCAGCCGTACCAGGACGAGACGGGGCGGGAGTTCGCGGCCACGATCCACTACGGCGACGGCACGTCGGTGGTCCTCTACATCCCCCGCGTGTACGCGAGCGCCAACCTGCCCGACCGGGCCGGCCTCGTGGACCGGACGGCCGGGGCGGGCGGGATCGTCACCGCGAGGGGCCAGAACGGCACGGCCGAGGGCATGGCGAAGGCCTTCGACGGCGACTCCGGGACCAAGTGGCTGGACTTCTCGCCAACGAGCTGGCTCCAGTATCAATTCGCCGGCGGCGCCTCGTACGTCATCGATCAGTACACGATCACCAGCGCCAACGACACGGCCACGTATCCCGGCCGCGCGCCCTCGAGCTGGGCCCTGGAGGGCTCGGACGACGGCGTCAACTGGACGACCCTCGACGTCCGCGCCGGCCAGGCCGACACGGCCAATTTCGACACGCGGACGTACTCGTTCAGCAACGCGACCGCGTACCGGATGTACCGGCTGGACGACATCCGGAGCAACGGCGACCCGATCATCCAGCTCGCCGAATTCCGCCTCCTCGGCCCCGGCGCCGCGCCCGTGGACCTCGCCCTCGGGAAGGCGGCGACCTCCTCGTCCGTCGAGGGCGCGGGCTATGACCCGGGCAAGGCCGTGGACGGCGACCCGGCGACGCGATGGTCGAGCGGCCAGTGGATGCAGCCCGGCCAGGTCGGCTGGCTGAGCATCGACCTCGGAGCGTCCTATCATGTGAACGAGGTGAAGCTGGATTGGGAAACGGCCTTCGCGGTCGACTACCAGGTCCAGGTCAGCCGGGACGGGACGAGCTGGACCACGATCCGGTCCGTCGCGGGGAACGATCGGCGCGGGCCCGCGGACCTGGGCGGGCTCTCGGGCTCGGGCCGCTACGTGCGGATCTATGGCACGAAGACGAACGGCTACGACAATTATTCGCTCTACGGCGTGAGCGTCTACGGCACGCCGGCCTGA
- a CDS encoding MFS transporter, whose translation MIAEAHPGGPRKQGRPLLPLLIAQSLGAFNDNAWKLIVTLLAVGTAASEAAGQAQAAWVQAMFLIPLILFNLPGGALADRLSKRTVIVGTKVLEIGIMLLGTAALWMNPSGGTLATGVLVLLGIQAALFGPSKYGILPELLPHEGLAAGNGVLEMWSNLAIIAGTAAGGSILYLDERRPWLGGLVLTALAAAGMFASLGIPRVPAARPGSSGLESLRRGWRAVRGDRILRLAVAGQVIVWSVACMVPAPVLSYAKRSLGLNDRMTPLPLAALGIGVGLGSLAVGRMSRAKVEYGFVPFGAIGLTACALAFGLAQPGFAGTILIMALLGVSAGLVFVPLNALIQWRAPAEARGAVIAVSNMLSSIGMLGGTFLALALARAGFSAQGTFLGAAVGLAAGTAWSLWLVPDAFLRFLLLLLAGTLYRLRVVGASNVPEEGAALLTPNHVSFADGLFLIGATDRPIRFVVYADYFERPLIGRFLRVMKAIPIKSSGGPRMILEAFRTAGRALDDGELVCIFPEGQITRTGMTLPFERGMERIVKGRDVPIIPVHLDRVNSSIFSPLHARRMPERIPLPITVSFGEPLRSPAGPAAIRRSMAEMAERAWELRRESRRPLHHEFIRRARRHPSRLAVADAMTPGLSYIKALAAAVALARALRPSWKDQRTVGIMLPTSVAGVLANLAAAISGRVVVNLNFTAGNAAMTSAAGQAGLRTLLTSRAFAEQAKLEIPDGVEVLWIEDVKQTMTRTDRAVAMALACLAPTRLLEAAAGAVSHPSVDDTAAIIFSSGSEGDPKGVVLSHFNIDSNIEAIGQAFQIHATDRIMDVLPLFHSFGYLLLWLGPCRGMGLACHVKPQEADVVGLLVEKYRATVLFATPAFLHIYTRRCAPGRFGSLRIVVAGADKLPEAIGRAFEDKFGLRPLEGYGATECSPVIAVNTLDFREPGFYQAGSRRGSVGQPLPGVSVRIVRPEQVVDRDDLAGIGSLEPLPPDTEGMVLVRGPNVMGGYLNRDDLTRRALGDGWYVSGDLGKLDEDGFLTITGRLSRFSKIGGEMVPHGRVEDALNEAIGAEEMVFAVTAVADGREGDRLAVLHTTTDDKVDRAIEGLKSRGLPNLFIPRRDQFVKVPALPMLGTGKLDLRALKREAAQLCRQPVG comes from the coding sequence ATGATCGCCGAGGCCCACCCCGGCGGCCCCCGTAAACAGGGCCGTCCCCTCCTGCCGCTGCTAATTGCCCAGTCGCTCGGCGCGTTCAACGACAACGCCTGGAAGCTCATCGTGACGCTCCTCGCCGTCGGCACCGCGGCCAGCGAGGCGGCCGGCCAGGCGCAGGCGGCCTGGGTGCAGGCGATGTTCCTCATCCCCCTCATCCTTTTCAATCTCCCGGGCGGAGCACTCGCGGACCGCCTCAGCAAGCGCACGGTCATCGTCGGCACGAAGGTCCTCGAGATCGGGATCATGCTCCTGGGGACGGCGGCGCTGTGGATGAACCCCTCGGGGGGCACCCTGGCGACCGGGGTGCTCGTGCTCCTGGGGATCCAGGCGGCGCTGTTCGGGCCTTCCAAGTACGGGATCCTGCCCGAGCTGCTGCCGCATGAGGGGCTCGCCGCGGGCAACGGCGTGCTGGAGATGTGGTCCAACCTGGCGATCATCGCCGGGACCGCGGCCGGAGGGTCCATCCTCTACCTGGACGAGAGGAGGCCCTGGCTCGGGGGCCTGGTGCTCACCGCCCTGGCGGCCGCGGGGATGTTCGCCTCCCTGGGAATCCCGCGGGTGCCCGCGGCCCGGCCCGGGTCGAGCGGGCTCGAGTCGCTCCGCCGGGGCTGGCGGGCCGTCCGGGGGGATCGGATCCTCCGCCTGGCCGTCGCCGGGCAGGTGATCGTCTGGTCCGTCGCCTGCATGGTCCCGGCCCCGGTGCTCTCCTACGCGAAGCGGTCGCTGGGGCTCAACGACAGGATGACGCCCCTGCCGCTGGCGGCCCTGGGCATCGGCGTGGGGCTGGGCTCGCTCGCCGTCGGCCGGATGTCGAGGGCCAAGGTGGAGTACGGCTTCGTGCCCTTCGGCGCCATCGGCCTGACGGCCTGCGCCCTGGCGTTCGGCCTCGCGCAGCCGGGCTTCGCCGGGACGATCCTGATCATGGCGCTGCTCGGCGTCTCCGCGGGCCTCGTCTTCGTCCCGCTCAACGCCCTGATCCAGTGGCGGGCCCCGGCGGAGGCCCGGGGCGCGGTCATCGCCGTGTCGAACATGCTCTCGAGCATCGGCATGCTGGGCGGCACGTTCCTGGCCCTGGCGCTGGCCCGGGCGGGATTCTCCGCCCAGGGGACGTTCCTGGGGGCCGCGGTCGGCCTCGCCGCCGGCACGGCCTGGTCGCTCTGGCTGGTCCCGGATGCCTTCCTGCGATTCCTGCTCCTCCTCCTGGCCGGGACGCTCTACCGCCTGCGTGTCGTGGGCGCCTCGAACGTGCCGGAGGAGGGCGCCGCGCTGCTGACCCCGAACCACGTCTCGTTCGCCGACGGCCTGTTCCTGATAGGGGCGACCGACCGGCCGATCCGCTTCGTCGTCTACGCGGACTACTTCGAGCGGCCGCTCATCGGCCGGTTCCTGCGGGTCATGAAGGCGATCCCGATCAAGTCGTCGGGCGGCCCGCGGATGATCCTCGAGGCCTTCCGCACGGCCGGGCGCGCCCTCGACGACGGGGAGCTCGTGTGCATCTTCCCCGAGGGCCAGATCACCAGGACCGGGATGACGCTCCCCTTCGAGCGGGGCATGGAGCGGATCGTGAAGGGGCGCGACGTCCCGATCATCCCGGTGCACCTCGACCGGGTCAACTCCAGCATCTTCAGCCCCCTCCACGCCCGCCGGATGCCCGAGCGAATCCCCCTGCCGATCACCGTCTCGTTCGGCGAGCCCCTGCGGTCGCCCGCGGGCCCCGCGGCCATCCGCCGCTCCATGGCCGAGATGGCGGAGCGGGCCTGGGAGCTGCGGCGGGAGAGCCGCCGCCCGCTCCACCACGAGTTCATCCGCCGGGCCCGTCGGCACCCGTCCCGCCTCGCCGTCGCGGACGCGATGACCCCCGGGCTCTCCTACATCAAGGCGCTGGCGGCGGCCGTCGCCCTCGCGAGGGCGTTGCGGCCGTCGTGGAAGGACCAGCGGACCGTGGGCATCATGCTGCCGACGAGCGTCGCGGGCGTCCTCGCCAACCTCGCCGCCGCGATCTCGGGCCGGGTCGTCGTCAACCTGAATTTCACGGCCGGGAATGCGGCCATGACCTCGGCCGCCGGGCAGGCCGGCCTCAGGACCCTGCTCACGAGCCGGGCCTTCGCGGAGCAGGCGAAGCTGGAGATCCCCGACGGCGTGGAGGTCCTCTGGATCGAGGACGTCAAGCAGACCATGACCCGGACGGACCGCGCCGTCGCGATGGCGCTCGCCTGCCTCGCGCCGACGAGGCTGCTGGAGGCGGCCGCCGGGGCCGTGAGTCACCCGTCGGTGGATGACACCGCCGCGATCATCTTCAGCAGCGGCAGCGAGGGCGATCCCAAGGGGGTCGTGCTCTCCCACTTCAACATCGACTCGAACATCGAGGCCATCGGCCAGGCCTTCCAGATCCACGCGACGGACCGGATCATGGACGTCCTGCCGCTCTTCCATTCCTTCGGCTACCTCCTGCTCTGGCTCGGGCCCTGCCGGGGCATGGGGCTGGCCTGCCACGTCAAGCCCCAGGAAGCCGACGTCGTCGGCCTGCTCGTCGAGAAGTACCGGGCCACGGTCCTCTTCGCGACGCCCGCCTTCCTCCACATCTACACGAGGCGTTGCGCCCCCGGCCGGTTCGGCTCGCTCCGGATCGTGGTCGCCGGCGCGGACAAGCTCCCGGAGGCGATCGGCCGGGCCTTCGAAGACAAGTTCGGCCTCCGCCCGCTGGAGGGCTATGGCGCCACCGAGTGCTCCCCGGTGATCGCCGTGAACACCCTGGACTTCCGCGAGCCCGGGTTCTACCAGGCGGGCTCCAGGCGGGGGAGCGTCGGCCAGCCGCTCCCCGGCGTGTCGGTCCGCATCGTCCGGCCGGAGCAGGTCGTCGATCGCGACGACCTGGCGGGCATCGGCTCGCTCGAGCCGCTCCCGCCCGACACCGAGGGCATGGTCCTCGTCCGCGGGCCGAACGTGATGGGGGGCTATCTCAACCGGGACGACCTGACGCGCCGGGCGCTCGGGGACGGCTGGTACGTCTCCGGCGACCTCGGCAAGCTCGACGAGGACGGATTCCTGACCATCACCGGCCGCCTCTCCCGCTTCTCCAAGATCGGCGGCGAGATGGTGCCGCACGGACGCGTCGAGGACGCCCTGAACGAGGCCATCGGCGCCGAGGAGATGGTCTTCGCGGTCACGGCCGTCGCCGACGGCCGCGAGGGGGACCGCCTGGCGGTGCTCCACACGACCACCGACGACAAGGTGGACAGGGCCATCGAGGGCCTGAAGTCGCGCGGCCTCCCCAACCTCTTCATCCCGCGTCGGGACCAGTTCGTGAAGGTCCCCGCGCTGCCGATGCTAGGCACCGGCAAGCTCGACCTCCGCGCCCTCAAGCGGGAGGCCGCCCAGCTCTGCCGCCAGCCCGTGGGGTAG
- a CDS encoding HEAT repeat domain-containing protein, with the protein MRYVLPLVLIAAIPTSAASRGDDLPEAAAGWSISRVIPAPEAGPGGRTVPSVLATIATAPDGSLTLGRTSGDVGSVALVRDGRLHPFADGLGAVHGLEWVEDSLLVVHGGSLSRLRDADGDGRAEVREDLVAGLDPGAEAGHGPSAVRLSLDGFLYLAVGDRGLVHAVGKDGRAVRLRGGGVIRVRPDGSGLEVVSTGEYRPRSLVVTPSGDVFTYGPADARRWPASLTHHIPGAHFGYPYQYLTASFRCLPTVSGEPGGEGNQAACYAEDGLPEPYRGNFFHADPIRQCVVRDELRKAGGTFALARRTSVVAKGALADFRPVAVAITAEADGFWIAEESGRLHRLSYRGADAVRPAREPQGTSVASQVLALDHPAESVRQSAARALARAGEGAVDPLAQRLRAGGAETGRLRAVWALDAIDTAPARAAIAAALADPSPAVRIQAVRSCGLRGRRDATPALARQLEQRDPALRREAAVALGRIGDPSAMTALVGALGDPDRSAAWCVRTAIRQLGYPDTPTMTAALLDPRRREDALTLADESWSVPVVRALADALEKTAEPAVRGQIIADLAAQYRRPAPWDGSWRGPDPLAGKFPKKTELWDEQGMAAIVSGLRRGLTDADASVRLSSILALGDVGPAGVASLRQALVIEKESNNRAAIVESIAATDRTPEVARLFARMAADPKEAEPVRAAALDGTAGVRNPDAYRARLALVYSPSTPPALVARALPALARDGALPPNELPAFLENPSPAVRAAALLSLNVKEAVAPELAPAVIARLDDPSTDVREAAMLAAGTLRLRDAVPSLLKTAGDPSAELRPQAVASLCRMADPRAESIYREAAASPDPALRRAGAKALEALAAPRDPEVARASAPDDDRAARIGFLTRIALRQPGDPRKGASLFFESRPLACASCHSLDGKGAGPGPGHSDLTASPARADRARLIAAILQPTGAAAGPHAASSRHAAALRPADFSSLVRFLHRPPSAQAGH; encoded by the coding sequence ATGCGGTACGTCCTGCCACTCGTCCTGATCGCCGCGATCCCGACCTCCGCCGCGTCCAGGGGCGACGACCTCCCCGAGGCCGCCGCCGGATGGTCCATCTCCAGGGTCATCCCGGCACCCGAGGCCGGGCCCGGGGGGCGGACGGTCCCGTCGGTGTTGGCGACGATCGCGACCGCCCCCGACGGATCCCTCACCCTCGGGCGGACCTCCGGCGACGTCGGCTCGGTCGCCCTCGTCCGCGACGGCCGACTGCATCCGTTCGCGGACGGCCTCGGGGCTGTGCATGGCCTGGAATGGGTGGAGGATTCGCTCCTCGTCGTCCACGGCGGGAGCCTTTCCCGCCTCCGGGACGCCGACGGCGACGGCCGCGCGGAGGTTCGCGAGGACCTGGTGGCGGGCCTGGACCCCGGCGCCGAGGCCGGGCATGGCCCGTCCGCCGTCCGCCTCTCGCTCGACGGCTTCCTCTATCTGGCCGTCGGCGACCGCGGCCTGGTCCATGCCGTCGGCAAGGACGGCCGCGCCGTCCGCCTCCGCGGCGGCGGGGTGATCCGCGTCCGGCCCGACGGCTCCGGGTTGGAGGTCGTCTCCACGGGCGAGTATCGCCCGCGATCCCTGGTCGTCACGCCGTCCGGCGACGTCTTCACGTACGGCCCGGCCGACGCTCGCCGCTGGCCGGCCTCGCTGACCCACCACATCCCCGGCGCCCACTTCGGCTATCCCTACCAGTACCTCACCGCGAGCTTCCGCTGCCTGCCGACGGTCTCCGGCGAGCCCGGCGGCGAGGGGAACCAGGCGGCCTGCTATGCCGAGGATGGCCTGCCGGAGCCTTACCGGGGCAATTTTTTCCACGCCGATCCGATCCGCCAATGCGTCGTCCGGGACGAGCTCCGCAAGGCGGGCGGCACGTTCGCCCTGGCCCGCCGCACCTCGGTGGTCGCGAAGGGGGCGCTCGCGGATTTCCGCCCCGTCGCCGTCGCCATCACCGCCGAGGCCGACGGGTTCTGGATCGCCGAGGAATCCGGCCGGCTCCACCGCCTCTCGTATCGAGGGGCCGACGCCGTGCGCCCCGCCCGAGAGCCCCAGGGCACGAGCGTCGCATCGCAGGTCCTCGCGCTGGATCATCCCGCGGAATCCGTCCGGCAATCCGCCGCCAGGGCGCTCGCGAGGGCCGGCGAAGGCGCGGTCGATCCGCTGGCGCAACGGCTCCGGGCAGGCGGGGCCGAGACGGGACGGCTCCGGGCCGTCTGGGCCCTCGACGCGATCGACACCGCCCCGGCCCGGGCCGCGATCGCCGCCGCCCTGGCGGATCCTTCGCCCGCCGTCCGGATCCAGGCCGTCCGGAGCTGCGGACTCCGGGGCCGCCGGGATGCCACGCCCGCCCTGGCCCGGCAGCTCGAGCAGCGGGATCCCGCCCTCCGCCGGGAGGCCGCCGTGGCGCTGGGCCGGATCGGCGACCCCTCGGCCATGACCGCCCTCGTCGGAGCCCTCGGCGACCCCGACCGGTCCGCGGCCTGGTGCGTGCGCACGGCCATCCGCCAGCTCGGATACCCGGACACGCCGACGATGACGGCGGCCCTCCTGGACCCCAGGCGCCGCGAGGACGCCCTGACCCTGGCCGACGAGTCGTGGTCCGTCCCGGTCGTCCGTGCCCTCGCGGACGCCCTCGAGAAGACCGCCGAGCCGGCGGTCCGCGGCCAGATCATCGCCGACCTCGCGGCCCAGTATCGCAGGCCCGCGCCCTGGGACGGCTCCTGGCGGGGCCCGGACCCGCTCGCCGGCAAGTTCCCGAAGAAGACCGAGCTTTGGGACGAGCAGGGCATGGCCGCGATCGTCTCCGGGCTGCGGCGCGGGCTCACCGACGCCGACGCCTCGGTCCGCCTGTCCTCGATCCTCGCCCTCGGCGACGTGGGCCCGGCGGGCGTCGCCAGCCTCCGCCAGGCCCTCGTGATCGAGAAGGAATCGAACAACCGCGCCGCCATCGTCGAGTCGATCGCCGCCACCGACCGGACTCCCGAGGTCGCCAGGCTGTTCGCCAGGATGGCCGCGGACCCGAAGGAGGCCGAGCCCGTGCGGGCCGCCGCGCTGGACGGCACGGCCGGCGTCCGCAACCCCGACGCCTACCGCGCCCGGCTCGCCCTCGTCTACAGCCCGAGCACGCCCCCGGCCCTGGTCGCCCGGGCGCTCCCCGCGCTGGCGAGGGACGGCGCCCTCCCCCCGAATGAGCTCCCCGCCTTCCTGGAGAACCCGTCGCCCGCCGTCCGGGCCGCCGCCCTCCTGAGCCTGAACGTGAAGGAGGCCGTCGCGCCGGAGCTCGCCCCGGCCGTCATCGCCCGCCTCGACGACCCCTCGACCGACGTCCGCGAGGCGGCGATGCTCGCGGCCGGGACGCTCCGCCTCCGCGATGCGGTCCCCTCCCTCTTGAAGACGGCCGGCGATCCCTCCGCGGAGCTCCGCCCCCAGGCCGTCGCGTCCCTCTGCCGGATGGCCGATCCCCGGGCCGAGTCCATCTACCGCGAGGCCGCCGCCTCGCCGGACCCGGCCCTCCGTCGCGCCGGGGCGAAGGCGCTCGAGGCCCTGGCCGCCCCCCGCGACCCCGAGGTCGCCCGCGCATCCGCCCCCGACGACGACCGGGCCGCACGCATCGGCTTCCTGACGCGGATCGCCCTCCGCCAGCCTGGAGATCCTCGCAAGGGGGCGAGCCTGTTCTTCGAGAGCCGACCCCTCGCCTGCGCGAGCTGCCATTCCCTCGACGGCAAGGGGGCCGGGCCCGGGCCGGGCCATTCCGACCTGACCGCCAGCCCCGCCCGCGCCGACCGGGCCCGCCTGATCGCGGCGATCCTCCAGCCGACCGGCGCCGCCGCCGGGCCCCACGCCGCCTCCTCCCGCCATGCCGCCGCCCTCCGCCCGGCCGACTTCAGCAGCCTGGTGCGGTTCCTCCACAGGCCTCCCTCCGCCCAGGCGGGCCACTGA
- a CDS encoding tetratricopeptide repeat protein, whose product MGGRIVRALAVAALLGLVGGAAWWVMSRATARPAFDPLAEGRSAYDRGDFRRAAALARDRLKAEPGNPEAVRLLARSSARQGRHDVATGLFDRLGVGNWEAEDLFLAAAGHESRGEKDPAYDALRKAIERDPHHPDTLFVLARLDAREDNPYAAAELAGRLAGVPGWEARGEALLGTVLADLSDPAGAAGALERALRLDPSLKGATFSPAEARRALARDHLISGRPDLARAALGGLPEEDRTASWLLSRVLLQEGRTSEAVEALKRAGPGARGEVTAPEPAPFVGAGRCVECHRDIASLQMASHHARTFSPPAAARRLPLPDRPTTDPHDPTVSHAFPRAGGEAAAETRRGDDDVARAVIAYALGSGARARTWIGQDDAGLYRELRLTRYRGGIWDVTTGIDPQPRPADAHNFLGKPLSADGLRHCLFCHTTDFRAARDREGPTAADPAIGCERCHGPGGNHLRAVADAFPDPSIGRPRLASDEEVTRLCGTCHSPRGQAASPDSATAARFQVTSMSWSRCYTESAGHLSCLTCHDPHRDAEHSAAFYEARCLACHSTQPPPSPAPASASRTRPAALPAGKKPVSCPVNPTSDCIRCHMPAVDVAVPHVKYTDHHIRSRQD is encoded by the coding sequence ATGGGAGGAAGGATCGTGCGGGCCCTGGCGGTCGCGGCACTGCTGGGACTGGTCGGGGGCGCCGCGTGGTGGGTGATGTCGAGGGCCACGGCGAGGCCCGCGTTCGATCCGCTGGCCGAGGGGAGGTCCGCCTATGACCGCGGCGACTTCCGCCGGGCCGCCGCCCTGGCCAGGGACCGGTTGAAGGCCGAGCCGGGCAATCCCGAAGCGGTGCGTCTGCTCGCCCGTTCCTCCGCCCGTCAGGGGCGGCACGACGTGGCCACGGGGCTCTTCGATCGGCTCGGGGTCGGCAACTGGGAGGCGGAGGATCTCTTCCTCGCCGCGGCCGGTCACGAGAGCCGCGGCGAGAAGGACCCGGCCTACGACGCGCTCCGGAAGGCCATCGAGCGGGACCCGCATCATCCCGACACCCTGTTCGTCCTCGCCCGCCTCGACGCCAGGGAGGACAACCCGTATGCGGCGGCCGAACTCGCCGGCCGGCTCGCCGGCGTCCCAGGCTGGGAGGCCCGCGGCGAGGCGCTCCTGGGCACCGTCCTCGCGGATCTCTCCGACCCGGCCGGCGCCGCCGGCGCGCTGGAGAGGGCGCTCCGGCTCGATCCGTCCTTGAAGGGGGCGACCTTCTCGCCCGCGGAGGCACGCCGGGCTCTCGCGCGGGATCACCTCATCTCGGGCCGGCCCGACCTGGCTCGCGCGGCCCTGGGCGGCCTGCCCGAGGAGGACCGTACGGCGTCCTGGCTGCTCAGCCGGGTCCTCCTCCAGGAAGGGCGCACCTCCGAGGCGGTCGAGGCGCTGAAGCGGGCGGGGCCGGGTGCCCGGGGCGAGGTGACGGCCCCGGAGCCGGCTCCCTTCGTCGGCGCGGGGCGTTGCGTGGAGTGCCATCGCGACATCGCCTCGCTCCAGATGGCCAGCCACCACGCCCGGACGTTCAGCCCGCCCGCGGCGGCCCGCCGCCTCCCCCTCCCCGATCGCCCCACGACCGACCCCCACGACCCGACCGTGAGCCATGCCTTCCCGAGGGCCGGCGGCGAGGCCGCGGCCGAGACGCGACGGGGCGACGACGACGTTGCCCGGGCGGTCATCGCCTATGCGCTGGGCTCCGGCGCCCGCGCCCGGACGTGGATCGGCCAGGACGACGCCGGCCTGTACCGGGAACTGCGGCTCACCCGTTATCGGGGCGGGATCTGGGACGTGACCACCGGCATCGATCCGCAGCCTCGCCCGGCCGATGCCCACAACTTCCTGGGCAAGCCGCTCTCCGCCGACGGGCTGCGCCACTGCCTCTTCTGCCACACCACGGACTTCCGCGCCGCCCGCGACCGCGAGGGGCCCACCGCCGCCGATCCGGCGATCGGCTGCGAGCGCTGCCACGGCCCCGGCGGCAACCACCTGCGGGCCGTCGCGGACGCCTTCCCGGACCCGTCCATCGGCCGGCCGCGGCTGGCCTCCGACGAGGAGGTCACGCGCCTCTGCGGCACCTGCCACAGCCCCCGCGGCCAGGCCGCCTCGCCCGACTCCGCAACCGCCGCCCGGTTCCAGGTGACCTCGATGTCCTGGAGCCGCTGCTACACCGAGAGCGCCGGGCACCTCTCCTGCCTGACCTGCCACGACCCGCACCGCGACGCCGAGCACTCGGCCGCCTTCTATGAGGCCCGCTGCCTCGCCTGCCATTCGACCCAGCCGCCCCCCTCGCCTGCCCCCGCCTCCGCCAGCCGCACCCGCCCCGCGGCCCTGCCGGCCGGGAAGAAGCCCGTCTCGTGTCCCGTCAATCCGACCTCGGACTGCATCCGTTGCCACATGCCGGCCGTCGACGTGGCCGTGCCCCACGTCAAGTACACCGATCACCACATCCGCAGCCGTCAGGATTAG